A window from Nasonia vitripennis strain AsymCx chromosome 5 unlocalized genomic scaffold, Nvit_psr_1.1 chr5_random0002, whole genome shotgun sequence encodes these proteins:
- the LOC103318054 gene encoding uncharacterized protein LOC103318054: MHRNLPMKKPRNPTTKYFAMLEFDIAEWLDYADQIQVRTTKGRGYKSYKGYIVVFVCFSTRAIHLELVSDLMTATFISVYRRFVGRRRVYYKLYSNNATNFHGADNELKSMFQRASDFYQKVASVLANDRTEWVFIPPSSPHYGGLWEAGVKSVKYHLKRVVVEHTLMFEELSTALVETEACLNSRPLGALTSDIDNLHALTPFHFLTGSASALIPDADSPDVPLNRLSRLQLLQRIRNQFWNRWSSEYLLHLRQREKWRNPTENFYIGRLVLIKDDRYPPSKWLLGRIVEVHPGPDNLVPVVTAKTATISLRRHVARLCPLHIEGEGKKT; encoded by the exons ATGCACAGAAATTTACCCATG aaaaagccCAGGAAtccaacaacaaaatatttcgccATGCTCGAGTTCGACATAGCAGAAT GGTTAGACTACGCTGATCAAATTCAGGTTCGTACAACGAAGGGTCGAGGATACAAGTCGTACAAGGGATACATCGTTGTCtttgtttgtttttccacCCGAGCGATACATTTGGAGCTGGTGAGCGATCTGATGACAGCCACTTTTATCAGTGTGTACCGTCGATTCGTTGGTAGACGAAGGGTGTACTATAAGCTCTACAGCAATAACGCCACCAACTTCCATGGAGCTGACAACGAGCTGAAGTCGATGTTCCAGCGGGCGTCGGATTTTTATCAGAAGGTTGCCTCAGTTCTTGCGAATGACAGAACGGAGTGGGTGTTCATTCCTCCTAGCAGTCCACATTACGGAGGTTTGTGGGAAGCCGGTGTGAAGTCCGTGAAGTACCACTTGAAGCGGGTCGTAGTTGAACACACTCTCATGTTCGAGGAGCTTTCGACAGCTCTCGTTGAGACAGAAGCGTGTCTTAATTCTCGTCCATTAGGGGCTTTGACTTCCGACATCGATAATCTTCATGCGTTGACACCCTTTCACTTTTTGACAGGAAGTGCCTCAGCGTTGATTCCTGATGCTGATTCGCCGGACGTGCCTCTGAATCGTTTGAGTCGCCTTCAGCTGCTCCAGCGGATACGCAATCAATTTTGGAATCGTTGGTCGTCGGAATACCTCCTCCATTTGCGGCAGCGAGAAAAGTGGAGGAATCCCACCGAGAATTTTTACATAGGTAGGCTCGTTCTTATCAAGGATGATCGTTATCCTCCATCCAAATGGCTGTTAGGACGAATCGTGGAGGTTCATCCAGGTCCAGATAATCTTGTCCCTGTGGTTACAGCGAAGACTGCTACCATTTCTCTTCGTCGTCATGTTGCTCGTCTCTGTCCGTTACATATCGAGGGAGAGGGTAAGAAGACTTGA